A stretch of Tripterygium wilfordii isolate XIE 37 chromosome 11, ASM1340144v1, whole genome shotgun sequence DNA encodes these proteins:
- the LOC120009302 gene encoding metalloendoproteinase 3-MMP-like, translating into MATKAFLLFFLVSQIVSAHSDDEHDHQKQSPFEFLKHLQGCHKGEKVKDVNKLKKYLEKFGYLSYTNNHSHANDDDFDDLLESAVKTYQLNYHIKATGVLDSNTVSKMMMSRCGVADIVNGTTSMRVGKKRHLLSSHNFRTVSHYSFFRGEPKWPASKYHLTYGFLPGTRSDAITPVTRAFMTWAGNTHFDFTQTQDYTNADITISFHSGDHGDGNSFDGRGGTLAHAYAPQDGRFHYDSDEPWSVGATQGAYDMETVALHEIGHLLGLGHSSVEGAIMFPSIATGVTMSLHGDDIQGIRDLYNIA; encoded by the coding sequence ATGGCAACAAAAGCTTTTCTGCTCTTCTTTCTCGTTTCTCAAATAGTCTCAGCACACTCAGATGATGAACATGATCACCAAAAACAATCCCCATTCGAATTCCTTAAGCATCTTCAAGGATGTCACAAAGGCGAGAAGGTCAAAGATGTCAACAAGCTCAAAAAGTACCTCGAAAAATTTGGTTACTTGAGCTATACCaacaatcattctcatgccaatgACGATGATTTCGACGATCTTTTGGAGTCTGCTGTCAAAACTTACCAGCTCAACTACCATATAAAGGCTACTGGTGTTTTGGACTCCAACACCGTATCAAAAATGATGATGTCTCGTTGTGGCGTGGCTGATATAGTCAATGGTACAACTTCAATGCGCGTGGGCAAGAAACGACACCTTCTAAGCTCTCATAATTTCCGCACAGTCTCTCATTACTCTTTCTTTCGTGGAGAGCCCAAGTGGCCTGcttcaaaataccatctcaCATACGGATTCCTTCCTGGAACCCGAAGTGATGCTATCACTCCTGTTACACGGGCTTTCATGACATGGGCTGGCAACACACACTTCGACTTCACTCAAACGCAAGATTACACAAATGCTGATATTACTATTAGCTTTCACAGTGGTGATCACGGCGATGGAAATTCATTTGACGGACGTGGTGGAACCTTAGCCCACGCTTATGCGCCACAAGATGGACGATTTCACTATGATTCAGATGAACCGTGGTCTGTGGGTGCGACCCAAGGGGCCTATGACATGGAGACTGTTGCGTTGCATGAAATAGGACATCTTCTTGGTCTGGGACATAGTTCTGTTGAAGGGGCTATTATGTTTCCTTCTATTGCTACTGGAGTGACCATGAGCTTGCATGGGGACGATATACAGGGGATTAGGGATTTATATAACATTGCTTGA